In the genome of Treponema pedis, one region contains:
- a CDS encoding YitT family protein gives MNKNLSTKFILGILFDLFLVTLGSVIAAAALQFFLIPGTIAPGGVSGLSVAIEKLTGIKVYILNLVINIPLFILGAKLLGKKSAIFTLYSLFVLSGVLAVLPQNYVFTDDLFLAAIFGGILLGLGLGIVFKAGGTTGGTDLAGAIVHDKWPGLSIAKGMAIADFVIVAFAGIVDKNVNTSLYSLIALFFCTKIADMVLDGFTYFKGFFIISSKPEEVGNALMQNLERGVTILNGAGMYSKQERPVLLCVVSRAQFMRAKDIITEIDGNAFIMVCDMREVFGLGFKK, from the coding sequence ATGAATAAAAATCTTTCTACAAAATTTATACTGGGTATTCTGTTCGATTTATTTCTTGTAACCTTGGGAAGTGTTATTGCGGCGGCAGCTCTACAGTTTTTTTTAATCCCCGGAACAATCGCACCCGGAGGTGTAAGCGGATTATCCGTTGCAATTGAAAAACTTACCGGTATAAAAGTTTACATTCTTAACCTTGTTATAAATATCCCCTTGTTTATTTTAGGTGCAAAACTTTTAGGAAAAAAATCGGCGATATTTACACTTTATTCTTTATTTGTTCTTTCCGGCGTATTGGCGGTTTTACCGCAAAACTATGTTTTTACCGACGATTTATTTTTAGCGGCAATCTTCGGCGGTATTTTATTAGGTCTCGGTTTGGGAATAGTTTTTAAAGCGGGAGGAACTACGGGCGGAACGGACCTTGCAGGAGCTATCGTACATGATAAATGGCCCGGTTTAAGTATTGCAAAAGGAATGGCTATTGCGGATTTTGTAATTGTTGCCTTTGCAGGTATTGTCGATAAAAACGTAAACACTTCTTTATACTCTTTAATTGCATTGTTTTTTTGTACAAAAATTGCGGATATGGTTTTGGACGGCTTTACTTATTTTAAAGGCTTTTTTATTATCAGCTCAAAACCGGAAGAAGTCGGAAACGCTCTTATGCAAAATCTTGAACGGGGAGTTACAATTTTAAACGGAGCCGGAATGTATTCAAAGCAGGAACGCCCCGTCCTTTTATGCGTAGTAAGCAGGGCACAATTTATGCGTGCAAAAGATATAATTACCGAAATAGACGGAAACGCCTTTATAATGGTTTGTGATATGCGGGAAGTTTTCGGATTGGGATTTAAAAAATAA
- a CDS encoding RsmE family RNA methyltransferase: MNIILFSEKDYFNSEDFSFKNSVKPEFVFFKSDERFLHIKKILKLSSGCDFKAGFINGKIGTAVINEFSNERITFSFTETALPLPLPPIKLILGFPRPIQLKRILRDAASLGFSELFLTGTELGEKSYLKSNLSDKEKITGYLLDGISQAGQNLLPQFSFYNSVQEVLQKINEKQNASFLQNVQNGFSQALFLKEKKILLDISENAETLGSFKLKRGEHVIAAIGSERGWTERERELFRNENFKTYSMGKRILRTETAVCAALSVIGSNCGFW; this comes from the coding sequence ATGAATATAATTTTATTTTCCGAAAAAGATTATTTTAATTCCGAGGATTTCTCTTTTAAAAATTCCGTAAAACCGGAATTCGTCTTTTTTAAAAGCGATGAGCGGTTTTTGCATATAAAAAAAATTTTAAAACTTTCAAGCGGCTGTGATTTTAAAGCGGGCTTTATAAACGGGAAAATAGGAACAGCCGTAATTAACGAATTTTCAAATGAAAGAATTACTTTTTCTTTTACGGAAACCGCATTGCCGCTTCCGCTTCCGCCTATAAAACTTATTTTAGGTTTTCCGCGTCCTATTCAATTAAAAAGAATTTTGCGCGATGCCGCAAGTTTGGGTTTTTCGGAGTTATTTTTAACCGGTACGGAGCTTGGTGAAAAGTCTTATTTAAAATCAAACCTTTCCGATAAGGAAAAAATAACGGGATACCTTTTAGACGGAATTTCACAGGCTGGACAAAATTTGCTGCCGCAATTTTCTTTTTATAATTCGGTACAAGAAGTTTTACAAAAAATAAACGAAAAACAAAATGCTTCTTTTTTACAAAATGTGCAAAACGGGTTTTCTCAAGCCTTATTCTTAAAAGAAAAAAAAATACTGCTTGATATTTCGGAAAATGCCGAAACTCTGGGTTCTTTTAAATTAAAACGGGGGGAACATGTAATTGCGGCAATAGGGAGCGAGCGGGGGTGGACTGAGCGGGAAAGGGAGCTATTCCGAAATGAAAACTTTAAGACTTATTCAATGGGTAAAAGAATTCTCCGTACGGAAACTGCGGTTTGCGCCGCTCTTTCGGTTATCGGTTCAAACTGCGGTTTTTGGTAA